Proteins encoded by one window of Porphyromonas vaginalis:
- a CDS encoding DUF5689 domain-containing protein yields MTHIYNRLIVVVGMLALLTSCQYNKIDPPQERTPRPLWERTMTIQELKALYQSKPVQVVPDAVIVGQVISDDSEGNIYKSIYLQDETGGIEFKAGLVNSNLLYKRGSKIAIRCHGLTLGKYGGVVTLGKSSTEPKYENAYLPEQMTPRLLRCDNMRQPLVYRTLTIPTLSPEYTNTLIRLEGVQFVDSELGQTYADADNKTSVPAMERQIEDQQGNRVVLRSSSYALFAGRQIPEGSGNITAILGYFNGKPQLLISLESDINFTSPRFQTTK; encoded by the coding sequence ATGACACATATATATAATAGACTCATCGTAGTGGTCGGCATGCTCGCCTTGCTGACGAGCTGTCAGTACAACAAGATTGACCCGCCACAGGAGCGAACTCCACGCCCCCTCTGGGAGCGTACGATGACGATTCAAGAGCTCAAAGCACTCTACCAGTCGAAGCCTGTACAGGTCGTACCCGATGCGGTAATCGTCGGACAGGTCATCTCGGACGATAGCGAGGGCAACATCTACAAGTCTATCTACCTACAGGACGAGACAGGCGGCATCGAGTTCAAGGCGGGGCTGGTCAACTCCAACCTCCTCTACAAGCGTGGCTCTAAGATAGCGATCCGCTGTCACGGGCTGACGCTCGGTAAGTATGGCGGTGTCGTCACGCTGGGCAAGAGCTCTACGGAGCCAAAGTACGAGAATGCCTACCTCCCCGAGCAGATGACTCCACGTCTGCTGCGTTGTGACAACATGCGTCAGCCACTCGTCTACCGCACGCTCACCATCCCGACGCTTTCACCTGAGTATACCAATACGCTGATACGTCTTGAGGGCGTACAGTTCGTTGATAGCGAGCTAGGTCAGACTTATGCCGATGCGGACAATAAGACGAGCGTCCCCGCTATGGAGCGTCAGATCGAAGACCAGCAGGGCAACCGTGTCGTGCTACGCTCGAGTAGCTACGCGCTCTTTGCTGGCAGACAGATCCCCGAGGGTTCTGGCAATATCACCGCCATCCTCGGCTACTTCAATGGGAAGCCTCAGCTCCTCATTAGCCTAGAGAGTGACATTAACTTCACCAGCCCACGATTTCAGACGACTAAGTAA
- a CDS encoding co-chaperone GroES: MTIKPLADRVLIKPATAEEKTQGGIIIPDSAKEKPLKGEVLAVGKGTKDEEMVLKVGDKVLYGKYAGTEIEIEGEKLMIMKQSDVLATL, encoded by the coding sequence ATGACAATCAAACCATTGGCAGATCGCGTGCTGATCAAGCCCGCTACTGCAGAGGAGAAGACACAAGGTGGTATCATCATCCCAGACTCAGCAAAGGAGAAGCCCCTCAAGGGCGAGGTACTCGCTGTGGGCAAGGGTACGAAAGATGAGGAGATGGTCCTCAAGGTGGGGGACAAGGTGCTATACGGCAAGTATGCCGGCACGGAGATAGAGATCGAGGGCGAGAAGCTCATGATCATGAAGCAGAGCGACGTACTCGCTACGCTCTAG
- a CDS encoding carboxypeptidase regulatory-like domain-containing protein has protein sequence MRRILQVICLMLVALYGAQAQQIDKARGTVYEEQTGTPIPAVDVTWTAEGITSQVRTDASGVYTISYSGTGRLTVIFNKSGYRAEVLELQWPREANRLERVTLTPTLTAADMADLMTTDFVMGDDGVTAGDISPLLTASRDPYTNKAGFQFSPMRFRVRGYDSYYQSQYLNGMQMNNMNNGYSSYSLWNGLNNVTRVQNNEDGLQPIDYSFGNIGGTMNILTRASGYRPGTTLTCSGSNRTYNYRTMITHATGMMPEGWAITASASRRWGNHSYVQGQFYDAWGYFLSLEKQFTPQHSLGLVVLAAPTERGVASGTTQEVYNLVGSNYFNPNVGFQGGKLRNARVRSNHEPIIQLQHYWQINEKNKLTTGVGYRFGWNAYSALNWGNGPDPRPDYYRNLPSYYGYMSETQDPDMAAYYEELWHSDCNMRYIDWDRLYNINRNNYQVLFDEKGRQIAEGNRSIYVVEDRRSDQRQFNFATTWNALINKHLRFDLGANYRLNRTANFNVIADLLGGDYWLDIDKYSERDFAQDPSKSQVDLDHPNRVVGVGDKYGHNYLAHIQEAELWGNLWGQSRHVDGYLAFTAGWTGMHREGLQRRGLFPENSFGDSKHLNFLNYGVKGGITYKISGRHYLVANAAWTQRAPYFSDIFVSPRTRNQYVTDPRPERILSGDVSYVLRSPFVKGRITGFYTHFYDKTKNMSFYDDGYRAFSNYVLTNIESTHMGVEAGMEFKITPALTAIAVVSYGQYRYANNPDYVQTVDNSQKLLEQDRVYWKGFHVSGTPQTAANLSVSYQFPFYMWAGLDLNYFGRSFISLNPIRRTDKARASLDYDYVRQEVFPGGFTLDANVGYSWRIKSGVYLRLNLSASNLLNTKTLRSGGYEQLRVRYTKDGKMMRPFDSRYFYMYGTTFFFNAALQF, from the coding sequence ATGCGACGAATACTACAAGTTATATGCTTGATGCTAGTAGCTCTCTACGGAGCTCAGGCACAGCAGATAGACAAAGCACGAGGGACAGTCTATGAGGAGCAGACGGGTACGCCCATACCCGCTGTCGATGTTACCTGGACTGCTGAGGGAATCACCTCGCAGGTGCGAACCGACGCCTCGGGAGTTTATACGATATCTTATAGTGGCACGGGCCGCCTCACGGTCATCTTCAATAAGTCGGGCTACCGTGCTGAGGTGCTCGAGCTGCAGTGGCCTCGTGAGGCTAACCGCCTAGAGCGTGTCACGCTCACACCGACGCTGACGGCTGCTGATATGGCAGACCTCATGACAACAGACTTCGTGATGGGTGATGATGGCGTGACAGCTGGAGATATTTCTCCGCTGCTGACCGCTTCGAGAGACCCCTATACGAATAAGGCTGGCTTCCAGTTTAGCCCGATGCGCTTTAGGGTGCGTGGCTACGATTCATATTACCAGTCGCAGTACCTCAATGGTATGCAGATGAATAATATGAACAACGGCTACTCCTCTTACTCCCTATGGAATGGGCTGAACAATGTGACCCGTGTGCAAAACAATGAGGATGGCTTGCAGCCGATCGACTACTCTTTTGGTAACATCGGCGGAACGATGAATATCCTGACGCGTGCCTCGGGCTATCGTCCTGGTACGACGCTTACCTGCTCAGGGAGTAACCGCACCTACAACTACCGCACGATGATAACGCACGCCACGGGTATGATGCCCGAGGGGTGGGCGATCACGGCGAGTGCTTCGCGTCGCTGGGGTAATCACTCCTATGTGCAGGGACAGTTTTACGATGCGTGGGGCTACTTCCTCTCGCTCGAGAAGCAGTTTACCCCGCAGCACTCTTTGGGCCTGGTGGTCCTAGCTGCTCCTACGGAGCGTGGTGTCGCTTCGGGTACGACCCAGGAGGTGTATAACCTGGTCGGGTCGAACTACTTCAACCCGAACGTAGGCTTCCAGGGTGGCAAACTGCGCAATGCACGTGTCCGCTCTAATCATGAGCCGATCATACAGCTGCAGCACTACTGGCAGATTAATGAGAAGAACAAGTTGACCACCGGTGTAGGCTACCGCTTCGGCTGGAATGCTTACTCGGCACTCAACTGGGGCAATGGTCCTGATCCACGTCCTGACTATTATCGCAACTTGCCTAGCTACTACGGCTACATGAGCGAGACGCAAGATCCTGACATGGCGGCTTACTATGAGGAGCTGTGGCACTCGGACTGCAACATGCGTTACATTGACTGGGATCGACTATACAATATTAATAGGAATAACTATCAAGTACTTTTCGATGAGAAGGGACGTCAGATCGCCGAGGGTAATCGGAGTATCTACGTCGTAGAGGATAGACGGTCGGATCAGCGTCAGTTTAACTTTGCTACTACTTGGAATGCACTCATCAATAAGCATCTCCGCTTTGACCTAGGTGCTAACTACCGCCTGAACCGCACGGCAAACTTTAACGTCATCGCCGACCTCCTCGGCGGAGACTACTGGCTAGACATCGACAAGTACTCCGAGCGAGACTTCGCTCAGGATCCCTCTAAGTCTCAGGTAGACCTTGATCATCCCAACCGAGTGGTCGGGGTAGGGGACAAGTATGGTCACAACTACCTAGCGCACATTCAGGAGGCTGAGCTGTGGGGCAACCTCTGGGGACAGTCTCGTCATGTGGACGGCTACCTAGCTTTTACCGCTGGATGGACGGGTATGCACCGCGAGGGATTGCAGCGTAGAGGGCTTTTCCCAGAGAACTCCTTCGGAGACTCGAAGCATCTGAACTTCCTCAACTATGGTGTCAAGGGAGGCATCACCTACAAGATCTCGGGACGTCACTACCTCGTGGCAAACGCCGCGTGGACGCAGCGTGCACCCTACTTCTCCGACATCTTCGTGTCACCTCGTACGCGTAATCAGTATGTGACTGATCCTCGTCCTGAGCGCATCCTGTCGGGCGATGTGAGCTACGTGCTGCGCTCGCCTTTTGTCAAGGGGCGTATCACAGGCTTCTACACGCACTTCTACGACAAGACGAAGAATATGAGCTTCTACGATGACGGCTACAGGGCTTTCTCTAACTATGTCTTGACAAATATCGAGTCGACCCACATGGGTGTCGAGGCTGGTATGGAGTTCAAGATCACGCCGGCTTTGACCGCTATCGCTGTGGTAAGCTACGGACAGTATCGCTATGCCAACAACCCTGACTACGTTCAGACGGTCGACAACAGTCAGAAGCTCCTCGAGCAGGATCGTGTCTATTGGAAGGGCTTCCACGTATCGGGTACGCCTCAGACGGCGGCAAACCTGAGCGTCTCATATCAGTTCCCCTTCTATATGTGGGCGGGACTTGATCTCAACTACTTCGGGCGTAGCTTCATCAGCTTGAACCCGATCCGTCGCACAGACAAGGCTCGCGCTAGTCTTGACTACGACTACGTTCGTCAGGAGGTCTTCCCCGGCGGCTTCACGCTTGATGCCAACGTGGGCTACTCGTGGCGCATCAAGTCGGGCGTCTACCTACGTCTCAACCTCTCGGCCTCTAACCTGCTCAACACGAAGACCCTCCGCAGCGGTGGTTACGAGCAGCTCCGTGTGCGCTACACCAAGGATGGCAAGATGATGAGACCTTTCGATAGTCGCTACTTCTACATGTACGGCACGACCTTCTTCTTCAACGCTGCACTACAATTCTAA
- a CDS encoding DUF5689 domain-containing protein, whose protein sequence is MKTLNKLATRRLLLAILTIAPLLAVTSCKDEMDYYEKPYVTLSPNFTDNTIPFKQDGGTQQLTIETNRRFSITFGEGAEWVSATPMEATEGTHQITITALPNRSEDAREAQMIIKTSTTQHVYLIMQLGSTGKGITYTSLAEIAKLGEGLDQNGKTIDQDLRIRATVTTHAETKQFPFAGFHYIQDAEGNALVLTVPKGEDALQFGDEVTAKLKGAKISNYNGTVQLQVSHAQMSIVPNKPIEPIETTLAEVVAGKHPNQYVRVKEVQFVKPDVPFFDPASTYSSTRHQIVDKSGKKTNLEVWKTATFRDEKVPSGSGSITAIVTVNKTFFNLRPTLRSDIKLDQPRFDVGGGNQPNPNPNPNPNPNPNPQGNIYGVDLSQTARTIPFADDFSKGGEDNTDFKLPGWLNKDLVGKRKFQKKSYGGVHYAQASDYKSPDPENKCVLVTPRLQMKAGSSYTVELTYSTGHTKGATLTIQQLDKDGKLVKTLEVINDQSSPSGYGNQHYKKSYTISGSADAGYIAVLYAAKVSERTGTYQVEALTVK, encoded by the coding sequence ATGAAGACACTCAATAAACTTGCGACGAGACGACTACTCCTCGCTATCCTCACCATCGCTCCGCTGCTTGCTGTGACCAGCTGTAAGGATGAGATGGACTACTATGAGAAGCCCTACGTGACGCTCTCACCAAACTTCACCGACAATACGATCCCCTTCAAGCAGGATGGTGGTACGCAGCAGCTGACCATCGAGACCAATAGACGCTTTTCGATCACCTTCGGCGAGGGTGCCGAGTGGGTTTCGGCTACGCCTATGGAGGCGACCGAGGGAACGCACCAGATCACCATCACGGCTCTCCCCAACAGAAGCGAAGATGCTCGTGAGGCTCAGATGATCATCAAGACCTCTACGACGCAGCACGTCTACCTGATCATGCAGCTTGGCAGTACCGGCAAGGGAATCACCTACACCTCGCTCGCTGAAATCGCTAAGCTAGGTGAGGGGCTAGACCAAAACGGCAAGACCATCGACCAAGACCTGCGCATTCGCGCTACGGTCACGACTCATGCCGAGACGAAGCAGTTCCCCTTTGCTGGCTTCCACTACATACAGGACGCTGAGGGCAATGCGCTCGTCTTGACGGTGCCCAAGGGCGAGGATGCCTTGCAGTTTGGCGACGAAGTGACCGCTAAGCTCAAGGGTGCTAAGATCTCTAACTACAACGGAACGGTACAGCTACAGGTCTCACACGCACAGATGTCTATCGTGCCCAACAAGCCGATCGAGCCGATCGAGACAACGCTCGCTGAGGTCGTCGCAGGTAAGCACCCGAACCAGTACGTGCGTGTCAAGGAGGTTCAGTTTGTCAAGCCAGACGTACCCTTCTTTGACCCAGCTAGCACCTACTCCTCAACACGCCATCAGATTGTTGATAAGAGTGGTAAGAAGACCAATCTAGAGGTGTGGAAGACAGCTACCTTCCGTGATGAGAAGGTACCCTCTGGTAGCGGTAGCATCACGGCAATCGTGACGGTCAATAAGACCTTCTTCAATCTCCGCCCCACGCTACGTAGCGACATCAAGCTGGACCAGCCACGCTTCGACGTGGGTGGTGGCAATCAGCCCAACCCGAATCCTAATCCCAATCCCAATCCCAATCCTAACCCGCAGGGGAATATCTATGGTGTCGATCTCTCGCAGACGGCTCGTACGATACCCTTTGCAGATGACTTCTCTAAGGGAGGTGAGGATAATACAGACTTCAAGCTACCTGGCTGGCTCAACAAAGACTTAGTGGGTAAACGTAAGTTCCAGAAGAAATCATATGGCGGTGTGCACTATGCGCAGGCAAGTGACTATAAGTCGCCTGATCCTGAGAATAAGTGTGTCCTCGTCACGCCACGCCTACAGATGAAGGCCGGGAGTAGCTACACCGTTGAGTTGACTTATAGCACAGGCCACACCAAGGGTGCTACGCTTACTATACAGCAGCTAGACAAGGACGGCAAGCTGGTGAAGACACTAGAAGTGATCAACGACCAAAGCAGTCCTAGCGGTTACGGCAACCAGCACTACAAGAAGAGCTACACGATCTCAGGCTCTGCCGATGCGGGCTATATTGCTGTCCTCTATGCGGCTAAAGTTTCTGAGCGTACGGGTACGTACCAAGTGGAGGCACTTACGGTCAAGTAG
- a CDS encoding DNA/RNA non-specific endonuclease: protein MKRKALRVRSEGSIPPYVTEAESRKQHSDSPLCNSLLMLLLVGWMALLLVGCKPQGTSQPELPTELALYDRTGASMRVVSAEPLDFFVTVEAPTRWTLSASPEMWLSVSPSEGHAGKQEVIVSISANEGGERKAQLTLSANGKSVTYAITQQQAAGHTGGSGEYGSETILGDVSLLEAPKLSGRSSAYYITHRVEQGQRVNFSVEYDVVYHHPIWVCYSADEYTCQRHTKRSSDAWSWDPFVPSQYEVTQSAFKGYDRGHIVASADRLYSKEANEQTFYYTNMSPQRRNLNIGVWLQLEQLVQKWARNSHLRDKLYVVKGGTLRDGETLGVTVGGITVPRYYWMAILAQRGDHYQAIAFWVEHTRPAQVDRPRTVAISIDKLEERTGLDFFHNLPDNIETRVEAAHPTDDLSLWPGI, encoded by the coding sequence ATGAAGCGCAAGGCGCTGAGGGTGAGGTCTGAAGGAAGCATACCTCCGTATGTGACCGAAGCCGAATCCCGAAAGCAACACAGCGATTCGCCTTTATGCAACAGTCTCCTGATGCTCCTGCTCGTGGGCTGGATGGCACTCCTACTCGTTGGTTGTAAGCCACAAGGCACGTCACAGCCCGAGCTACCCACAGAGCTAGCCCTCTACGATCGTACAGGAGCTTCGATGCGGGTCGTGAGTGCTGAGCCGTTAGACTTCTTTGTGACAGTAGAGGCTCCGACTCGCTGGACGCTCTCCGCATCGCCCGAGATGTGGCTCTCCGTATCCCCCAGCGAGGGCCATGCGGGCAAGCAGGAGGTGATCGTCTCGATCTCTGCCAACGAGGGTGGAGAGCGCAAAGCTCAGCTGACACTCTCAGCCAATGGCAAAAGCGTCACTTACGCCATCACTCAGCAGCAAGCAGCTGGGCATACGGGTGGCAGTGGCGAGTATGGTAGCGAAACGATCCTGGGCGACGTCTCTCTCCTAGAGGCTCCCAAGCTCTCGGGGCGTAGCTCCGCTTACTACATCACCCACCGAGTAGAGCAGGGACAGCGTGTCAACTTCTCTGTCGAGTATGACGTCGTCTACCACCATCCTATCTGGGTCTGCTACAGTGCCGATGAGTACACTTGTCAGCGACACACCAAGCGCAGCAGTGACGCTTGGAGCTGGGATCCCTTTGTGCCTAGCCAGTACGAGGTGACGCAGAGCGCTTTCAAGGGGTATGACCGCGGACATATCGTCGCATCGGCCGATCGCCTTTACTCCAAGGAGGCAAACGAGCAGACCTTTTACTATACCAATATGAGTCCGCAGCGACGCAATCTTAATATAGGCGTGTGGCTACAGCTCGAGCAACTGGTACAGAAGTGGGCGCGCAATAGTCATCTGCGTGACAAGCTTTATGTGGTCAAGGGGGGTACCCTGCGAGATGGGGAGACCCTAGGCGTCACCGTGGGTGGCATCACCGTGCCGCGCTACTACTGGATGGCTATCCTGGCGCAGCGTGGCGACCACTATCAGGCGATTGCCTTCTGGGTGGAGCACACCCGTCCAGCTCAGGTGGACCGTCCTCGCACGGTCGCTATCTCTATCGACAAGCTAGAGGAGCGCACAGGGCTAGACTTCTTTCACAACCTCCCCGACAATATCGAGACCCGTGTCGAGGCCGCACACCCCACAGACGATCTCTCCCTCTGGCCCGGCATCTAG
- the groL gene encoding chaperonin GroEL (60 kDa chaperone family; promotes refolding of misfolded polypeptides especially under stressful conditions; forms two stacked rings of heptamers to form a barrel-shaped 14mer; ends can be capped by GroES; misfolded proteins enter the barrel where they are refolded when GroES binds), which produces MAKEIKFDIEARDLLKRGVDQLSDAVKVTLGPKGRNVILSRSYGAPHITKDGVTVAKEIELENEFENMGAQLVREVASKTNEDAGDGTTTATVLAQSIINVGLKNITSGANPMEVKRGIDKAVKAVVESIRKQAKEVGDDLEQIAHVATISANGDEEIGQLIAQAMEKVKKEGVITVEEAKGIDTTVDIVEGMQFDNGYISPYFVTDPEKMECRMEKPYILFYEKKLSTIKDLLPLLEKVLQQGRSLLIIAEDIESEALTTLVLNRLRAGLKICGVKAPGFGDRRKEIMRDMAILTGGTVISEDTGLTLENTSLDMLGSAETVTVVKNKTTIVNGDGCKEDIAERANQIRHQIENTKSDYDREKLQERLAKLSGGVAVLYVGAGSEVEMKEKKDRVEDALSATRAAIEEGTVPGGGTAYIRAISSVEKLKGETDDERTGIEIVKRAIEEPLRQIVSNAAKEGAVVVQRVRDGKGAFGYNARTDSFEDLMKHGVIDPAKVTRVALENAASIAGMFLTTECVIADIKEDKPDPAAMAGAAGMGGMM; this is translated from the coding sequence ATGGCAAAGGAAATTAAGTTTGATATAGAGGCTCGTGACCTCCTCAAGCGTGGCGTAGACCAGCTATCAGACGCTGTAAAGGTGACACTTGGCCCGAAGGGTCGTAACGTGATCCTCTCTCGCAGCTATGGTGCTCCACACATTACCAAGGATGGTGTGACGGTAGCTAAGGAGATCGAGCTAGAGAACGAATTTGAGAATATGGGTGCCCAGCTCGTACGTGAGGTGGCATCTAAGACCAATGAGGATGCTGGCGATGGTACGACTACCGCTACGGTACTCGCTCAGAGCATCATCAATGTAGGTCTCAAGAACATTACCTCTGGTGCTAACCCTATGGAGGTAAAGCGTGGTATCGACAAGGCTGTCAAGGCTGTCGTTGAGAGCATCCGCAAGCAAGCTAAGGAGGTGGGTGACGACCTAGAGCAGATCGCTCATGTGGCTACCATCTCGGCTAATGGCGATGAGGAGATCGGTCAACTGATCGCTCAGGCTATGGAGAAGGTCAAGAAGGAGGGTGTCATCACTGTCGAGGAGGCCAAGGGTATCGATACGACGGTAGACATTGTCGAGGGTATGCAGTTTGACAACGGCTATATCTCTCCCTACTTCGTCACTGATCCTGAGAAGATGGAGTGCCGTATGGAGAAGCCTTACATCCTCTTCTACGAGAAGAAACTCTCGACCATCAAGGATCTGCTACCGCTACTAGAGAAGGTACTCCAGCAGGGTCGCTCGCTACTGATCATTGCTGAGGATATCGAGAGTGAGGCACTTACGACGCTCGTCCTCAACAGACTACGTGCTGGTCTTAAGATCTGTGGTGTCAAGGCTCCAGGCTTTGGTGATCGCCGCAAGGAGATCATGCGTGATATGGCTATACTCACGGGTGGTACTGTCATTAGCGAGGACACGGGCTTGACTCTGGAAAACACTTCACTAGATATGCTCGGTAGCGCAGAGACGGTTACCGTTGTCAAGAACAAGACCACTATCGTCAATGGCGACGGCTGCAAGGAGGATATAGCAGAGCGTGCTAACCAGATCCGTCATCAGATCGAGAATACGAAGAGCGACTACGATCGTGAGAAGCTCCAGGAGCGTCTCGCTAAGCTCTCAGGCGGTGTTGCCGTCCTCTATGTAGGTGCTGGCAGCGAGGTCGAGATGAAGGAGAAGAAGGATCGTGTCGAGGATGCCCTCAGCGCTACACGTGCAGCGATCGAGGAGGGTACCGTACCAGGTGGTGGTACCGCTTACATCCGCGCTATCTCTTCTGTCGAGAAGCTTAAGGGCGAGACCGACGATGAGCGCACAGGTATCGAGATCGTCAAGCGTGCTATCGAGGAGCCACTCCGTCAGATCGTATCTAACGCTGCTAAGGAGGGTGCTGTAGTCGTACAGCGCGTCCGTGACGGCAAGGGTGCCTTCGGATACAATGCACGTACCGACAGCTTTGAGGATCTGATGAAGCATGGTGTCATCGACCCAGCTAAGGTAACGCGTGTAGCTCTGGAGAATGCAGCTTCTATCGCTGGCATGTTCCTCACGACTGAGTGCGTCATCGCCGACATCAAGGAGGACAAGCCCGATCCTGCAGCTATGGCAGGTGCCGCTGGCATGGGCGGGATGATGTAA